A window of Garra rufa chromosome 16, GarRuf1.0, whole genome shotgun sequence contains these coding sequences:
- the LOC141288206 gene encoding uncharacterized protein — MPEYFLLVLYLSMFLCLCALVCLYFSGCQEMTYKHDEACCGDIFWI; from the exons ATGCCAGAGTACTTCCTTCTGGTGCTGTACCTCTCCATGTTCCTGTGTCTGTGTGCTCTGGTGTGTCTGTATTTCTCTGGCTGTCAGGAAATGACCTACAAACACGATG agGCATGTTGTGGAGACATATTTTGGATTTGA